One stretch of Priestia megaterium DNA includes these proteins:
- a CDS encoding carbohydrate ABC transporter permease, with amino-acid sequence MSAVTKTANSPVSVSANPKEKKSMPTIIVGLSYLLPSLLLFSVFLFYPMIKTLYLSLFITDTQGNPLNFVGLQNFLYLFTDPNFLQSMKATFLFVLYTVPIGLIIALFLALIANEKLKGIGFFRTMFSSTMGMSVAASSVIWMFMYNPTIGVINKVLNLVGIHDVQWLLDPKYALVAVSISTIWMNIGFTFLILLGGLQNIDEKLYENARIAGVSYWYQLRKITLPMLSPTLFFIITVSFINAFQTFGQIDILTKGGPTDSTNVIVYSIYKDAFVNYNVGSASAQATILFFCILLVTALQFKLGERKVHYQ; translated from the coding sequence ATGAGTGCTGTTACCAAAACAGCAAACTCACCTGTTTCTGTTTCAGCAAACCCAAAAGAAAAAAAATCAATGCCTACTATCATTGTTGGACTATCTTATTTACTGCCATCCTTACTGTTATTTAGTGTATTTCTTTTCTACCCAATGATTAAGACATTATATTTAAGTCTTTTTATTACGGACACACAGGGAAATCCCTTAAATTTTGTAGGACTGCAAAATTTCTTATATCTATTTACAGATCCTAATTTCTTACAAAGTATGAAAGCTACTTTTCTATTTGTACTCTACACAGTGCCTATTGGCTTAATTATTGCATTATTCCTAGCGCTAATCGCAAATGAAAAGCTGAAAGGAATTGGTTTTTTCAGAACAATGTTTTCATCTACGATGGGAATGAGCGTAGCGGCTTCTTCTGTGATTTGGATGTTTATGTATAATCCGACAATCGGGGTTATCAATAAAGTATTAAACCTTGTAGGGATTCATGACGTGCAGTGGTTATTAGATCCTAAATATGCATTGGTTGCTGTGTCTATCTCTACAATTTGGATGAACATTGGGTTTACCTTTTTAATTTTACTTGGCGGGTTACAAAATATTGATGAAAAGCTGTATGAGAATGCGCGTATTGCTGGAGTTAGCTATTGGTATCAGCTCCGTAAAATTACGCTTCCTATGCTTTCGCCAACGCTGTTTTTTATTATCACCGTTTCGTTTATTAACGCGTTTCAAACGTTTGGACAAATTGACATTTTAACAAAAGGCGGACCTACAGATTCCACAAATGTCATTGTTTATTCAATCTACAAAGATGCATTTGTAAACTATAATGTTGGCTCTGCAAGTGCTCAAGCTACAATTTTATTTTTCTGTATTCTACTGGTTACCGCTCTTCAATTCAAGCTTGGAGAAAGGAAGGTACATTATCAATGA
- a CDS encoding carbohydrate ABC transporter permease: MSITRKWTTYSLLIAATLVLMFPILYAFSISFMSGAEVLEGKIWPSSFSFENYRAAFEKVPLLHYLINSFAVSIFVMAGQLLVSSLAAFAFVFIKFKGRDAIFFLFISTMMIPWEATMVPNFLTAQKLGWINNYLGLTIPFFALAFGTFLLRQQFKTIPNELYEASQVAGISRFRFFWNVVLPVSKTSLVTLGVYSFLTTWNMYLWPLLVTNTEDVRTVQIGLKQMQTQEISTDWGVVMAAVVVVILPTLLLLFLGQKRLQKGLTQGAIK, encoded by the coding sequence ATGAGCATCACGAGAAAATGGACAACTTATTCGTTACTCATTGCAGCTACTTTAGTATTGATGTTTCCTATTCTATACGCTTTTTCCATTAGTTTTATGAGTGGAGCGGAAGTGTTGGAAGGAAAGATTTGGCCGTCATCTTTTTCATTTGAAAATTATCGAGCTGCTTTTGAAAAAGTTCCGCTGCTTCATTATTTAATTAACAGTTTTGCAGTGTCTATCTTCGTCATGGCTGGGCAGCTGTTAGTTTCGAGTTTGGCCGCTTTTGCATTTGTATTTATTAAATTTAAAGGAAGAGATGCTATTTTCTTTCTCTTTATTTCTACGATGATGATTCCATGGGAAGCAACGATGGTTCCTAACTTTTTAACAGCACAAAAGCTAGGATGGATTAACAATTATTTAGGATTAACGATTCCTTTTTTTGCTTTAGCGTTTGGGACATTTTTATTGCGTCAACAGTTTAAAACCATTCCGAATGAGTTATATGAAGCTTCTCAAGTTGCAGGGATCAGCCGCTTTCGTTTCTTTTGGAACGTCGTGCTCCCCGTGTCTAAAACAAGTCTAGTTACGCTTGGTGTATATAGCTTTTTAACAACATGGAATATGTATTTATGGCCACTATTAGTGACAAATACAGAGGATGTTCGTACCGTTCAGATTGGTTTAAAGCAAATGCAAACACAGGAGATTTCAACTGATTGGGGAGTGGTTATGGCCGCTGTCGTTGTTGTTATCTTACCGACATTATTACTATTATTCCTAGGTCAAAAACGTCTTCAAAAAGGATTAACCCAAGGTGCAATTAAATAG
- a CDS encoding ABC transporter substrate-binding protein — protein MKKILAIVTACLLVILGACSNSTGSSEAQETKKTASGKTEVVFWHAMSGDLEKSLNKIVDEYNKSQDKVKVKPVFQGTYEEAQTKFNTVAGTKDAPAIMQTFEVGTKFMIDSGKIQPVQKFIDQDHYDTSQWEKNISSYYQVDGKQYSMPFNSSTPVLVYNKDAFKKAGLDPENPPKTYDELKAAAKKLTEKQGNKTSQYGFSILNYGWFFEELVASQGGLYVDHENGRKGDAEKAVFNGKEGQNAFNLINDMYKEGTFYNVGQNWDDMRAAFQSKKIAMFLDSSAGIKTLVDNAPFDVGVSYIPVPKEEDRQGVAIGGASLWMSKGISDETSKAAWDFMKYLATPEVQAKWHVESGYFAVNPKAYEQDIVKKEWEKYPQLKVTVDQLRETKPTPATQGALISVFPESRQKVVTGMESLYQGVKPKKALDQAAKETNRALEVANQK, from the coding sequence ATGAAAAAGATATTGGCTATCGTAACGGCATGCTTGCTAGTTATTCTAGGTGCTTGCTCAAATTCAACTGGTTCTTCGGAAGCGCAAGAAACAAAAAAAACAGCATCAGGTAAAACAGAAGTCGTATTTTGGCACGCTATGAGCGGTGACCTTGAAAAATCACTCAATAAAATTGTCGATGAGTACAATAAATCTCAGGACAAAGTCAAAGTAAAGCCTGTTTTCCAAGGAACGTATGAGGAAGCACAAACAAAATTTAATACAGTAGCAGGAACAAAGGATGCACCGGCTATTATGCAAACGTTCGAAGTAGGAACGAAATTCATGATAGACAGCGGTAAGATTCAGCCTGTTCAAAAGTTTATCGATCAAGACCACTATGATACTTCACAGTGGGAGAAAAACATTTCAAGCTATTACCAAGTAGATGGAAAGCAATATTCAATGCCATTTAACTCTTCAACACCTGTTCTTGTTTACAATAAAGATGCTTTTAAAAAAGCAGGGTTAGATCCTGAAAATCCTCCAAAAACATATGATGAATTAAAGGCAGCTGCAAAGAAATTAACAGAAAAACAAGGAAATAAAACATCGCAATACGGTTTTTCAATTCTAAATTACGGATGGTTCTTTGAAGAGCTAGTTGCTTCTCAAGGCGGCTTGTATGTAGATCACGAAAACGGCCGTAAAGGTGATGCTGAGAAGGCAGTATTTAATGGAAAAGAAGGACAAAACGCATTTAATTTAATCAATGATATGTACAAAGAAGGTACATTCTACAATGTAGGGCAAAACTGGGATGATATGCGCGCAGCATTTCAATCTAAAAAAATTGCAATGTTCCTGGACTCATCAGCAGGTATTAAAACACTAGTAGACAATGCTCCATTTGACGTAGGCGTATCTTATATTCCTGTCCCAAAAGAAGAGGATCGCCAAGGAGTAGCTATCGGCGGAGCATCTTTATGGATGTCTAAAGGAATCAGTGATGAAACATCAAAAGCAGCCTGGGACTTCATGAAATATTTAGCAACACCAGAAGTTCAAGCAAAATGGCACGTAGAAAGTGGATACTTTGCAGTTAACCCAAAAGCGTATGAACAAGATATTGTGAAAAAAGAGTGGGAGAAATATCCGCAGTTAAAAGTAACGGTTGATCAGCTTCGTGAAACAAAGCCTACTCCAGCTACGCAAGGTGCTTTAATTTCTGTGTTTCCTGAATCGCGTCAAAAGGTAGTAACAGGGATGGAAAGCCTGTATCAAGGAGTAAAGCCAAAAAAAGCACTTGATCAAGCAGCAAAAGAAACAAATAGAGCATTAGAAGTAGCCAATCAAAAATAA
- a CDS encoding glycerophosphodiester phosphodiesterase — protein MNTSIDLYAHRGFSGRYPENTMIAFEEARKMQVAGIELDVQLTKDGEIVVIHDERIDRTTNGMGYVQEFSYKQLRLFDAGSWYDSRFSKQSIPTLVEVFEWMMDKKTKLTVNIELKNDRIYYPKLEEKVLRLIDEFDLEDQVILSSFNYDSLAKVRSLHSYIPTGFLFEGVSEDAIGKAKSIGAHLHCDMSFALSSYGKKAKQEGLDLRVYTINEMNDFLKLQQASVKVVMTDYPNRFPSIMFKG, from the coding sequence ATGAATACTTCAATTGATCTTTATGCGCATCGCGGCTTTAGCGGACGATATCCTGAAAATACAATGATTGCATTTGAAGAAGCTAGGAAAATGCAAGTTGCAGGTATTGAATTAGATGTACAATTAACAAAAGACGGGGAAATAGTAGTTATTCACGATGAACGAATTGACAGAACGACGAATGGAATGGGGTATGTTCAAGAATTTTCATACAAACAGCTGCGTTTATTCGATGCTGGAAGTTGGTATGACTCTCGTTTTTCTAAACAATCGATTCCAACATTAGTAGAAGTGTTTGAGTGGATGATGGACAAAAAGACAAAATTAACGGTGAATATTGAATTAAAAAATGACCGAATTTACTATCCAAAACTTGAAGAAAAAGTTCTTCGTCTAATCGATGAGTTTGATTTAGAAGATCAAGTTATTTTGTCATCTTTTAACTATGATAGCTTGGCTAAAGTGAGATCTCTCCATTCATATATACCAACAGGTTTTTTATTTGAAGGGGTGAGCGAGGATGCGATTGGAAAAGCGAAATCGATAGGAGCGCACCTACACTGTGATATGTCGTTTGCTCTTTCTTCATACGGGAAAAAAGCAAAGCAAGAGGGATTAGACTTACGAGTATATACAATTAATGAAATGAATGACTTTTTAAAGCTCCAGCAGGCTTCAGTAAAAGTAGTGATGACAGATTACCCTAACCGTTTTCCCTCTATAATGTTCAAAGGATGA
- a CDS encoding DUF3870 domain-containing protein: protein MYDQDTIYIIGDAKAPQSNPITKKFNQYFLGLVVDKTNGKIIDVECSATIELTVRFVQSIFIGRHISDPTLTDEINSRYFGSSQKALVVAFHDAQKKYQQITAALST, encoded by the coding sequence ATGTATGATCAAGATACTATCTACATTATTGGAGATGCCAAAGCTCCTCAAAGCAATCCGATCACTAAAAAGTTCAATCAGTATTTTTTAGGATTGGTAGTTGATAAAACAAATGGGAAAATTATTGATGTGGAATGCTCAGCGACGATTGAGCTGACCGTTCGATTTGTTCAATCGATTTTTATTGGACGTCACATAAGTGATCCCACCCTTACAGACGAAATTAACAGCCGCTATTTTGGGTCTTCCCAAAAAGCACTGGTGGTAGCGTTTCATGATGCACAGAAAAAATATCAGCAAATAACAGCTGCTTTGTCTACATAG
- a CDS encoding DUF819 domain-containing protein — MIQDGFMYVSVLTAFAALMVGIEKRFKANRFFKFIPGIVLIYIGAALMQTAGLFGDSESNVAMYTGVKNALLPAMLMLMLLKCDVRSVIKLGPRMLGGFIVAVFSIMVGFILVYAIFKNFYVEDTWKAFGALSGSWTGGSANMVALQGILDVPENIFGYALMMDTINYAVWVMFMFWLVPFASKFNKWTKADVSFIENSIDEVAATSESAKEGPQFQHLLYLLGLGLFVSAFSTFIGGRLPEVGAVINATSWTIMIASVVGLVLAVTPAARIPGTLDVSNVMLYIVVALIASQSDFSNLAQAPIYLVSGFLIMFVHLVIMLLLAKLFKYDLFTLGVASLANIGGMASSPMLAAAYNRALIPVGVIMALMGSFLGTYFGMMIAKILGAI, encoded by the coding sequence ATGATTCAAGATGGATTTATGTATGTGAGTGTGTTAACTGCCTTTGCTGCGCTCATGGTAGGAATTGAAAAAAGATTTAAAGCCAATCGATTTTTTAAATTTATCCCGGGTATCGTACTTATTTATATAGGAGCTGCTCTTATGCAAACGGCAGGATTATTTGGAGATAGCGAATCAAATGTCGCCATGTATACGGGTGTTAAAAATGCACTGCTTCCGGCCATGCTGATGCTTATGCTGTTAAAGTGTGATGTTCGAAGTGTAATTAAACTTGGTCCAAGAATGCTGGGAGGATTCATTGTTGCGGTTTTTAGCATAATGGTAGGTTTTATCCTCGTCTATGCCATCTTTAAGAATTTCTATGTAGAGGATACGTGGAAAGCTTTTGGTGCTTTATCAGGAAGTTGGACGGGAGGATCAGCTAACATGGTTGCTCTCCAAGGGATCTTGGATGTTCCAGAAAATATATTTGGCTACGCTCTTATGATGGATACGATTAACTATGCCGTATGGGTTATGTTTATGTTTTGGCTTGTACCGTTTGCATCTAAATTTAATAAATGGACAAAAGCAGACGTCAGCTTTATTGAGAATAGTATAGATGAAGTCGCAGCAACTTCTGAAAGCGCAAAAGAAGGCCCTCAGTTTCAGCATCTTCTTTATTTACTTGGTCTAGGTTTGTTCGTTTCGGCATTTTCTACATTTATCGGAGGGCGTTTGCCTGAAGTGGGAGCCGTTATTAATGCAACGAGCTGGACGATTATGATTGCTTCTGTCGTTGGTCTAGTGCTTGCTGTAACCCCAGCAGCAAGAATTCCAGGTACGCTTGATGTATCCAACGTTATGTTATACATCGTTGTAGCGCTAATTGCTTCTCAATCGGATTTTTCAAATTTAGCTCAGGCTCCTATTTACTTAGTATCTGGTTTTCTTATTATGTTTGTGCACTTAGTGATTATGCTGTTGCTAGCTAAACTATTTAAATATGATTTATTTACGCTCGGGGTAGCAAGTTTAGCTAATATTGGCGGGATGGCGTCATCTCCAATGCTTGCAGCTGCTTATAACCGTGCACTGATTCCGGTAGGAGTTATTATGGCTCTGATGGGTTCCTTCTTAGGTACTTATTTTGGTATGATGATCGCCAAAATTTTAGGGGCAATCTAA
- a CDS encoding dipeptide epimerase, translating to MIIKEITVKYQTVPLLVPFKTALRTATEIDSISVEIQLENGIKGKGAASPTYVITGDSLEGIQAALQGPIKLALIGEDIRQFQKLLKKIQSCCIHNSSAKAAADIALHDAYTKFLNIPLYAFLGDKQPISTCMTISVDTPEKMAEDAQKSAADGFDILKVKVGSIPELDLERIKHIRSVIPDHVKLRLDANQGWTPKQAVQLINEMETLNFGIELVEQPVPAHDWEGLKFVTERVNVPIMADESLFSAKDALRLVSGRYVDLLNIKLMKCGGINEARKIASIAEANGVACMIGSMMEPSLSVGAAAHLAAAHPNITYFDLDAPLWLSTELDVLKYSGQEVFLSDLPGIGEITVPISK from the coding sequence ATGATAATTAAAGAGATAACTGTAAAGTATCAAACCGTTCCACTGCTTGTTCCGTTTAAAACAGCGCTTCGAACAGCAACAGAGATAGACAGCATAAGTGTAGAAATTCAGTTAGAAAACGGAATAAAAGGAAAAGGAGCGGCTTCGCCAACATATGTTATTACAGGCGATTCTTTAGAAGGCATTCAAGCTGCACTTCAAGGGCCTATTAAACTAGCGTTAATAGGGGAGGATATACGTCAGTTTCAAAAACTCTTAAAAAAAATTCAGAGCTGCTGTATTCACAATTCAAGTGCTAAAGCGGCTGCTGATATCGCTTTGCATGATGCTTATACAAAGTTTCTCAACATTCCTTTATATGCTTTCTTGGGCGATAAGCAGCCTATCTCTACGTGTATGACGATAAGTGTTGATACACCTGAAAAAATGGCTGAAGACGCACAAAAAAGTGCAGCGGACGGATTTGACATTTTAAAAGTAAAGGTAGGTTCAATTCCTGAGCTAGACCTTGAGCGCATTAAACATATTCGATCTGTCATTCCGGATCATGTAAAACTTCGTTTGGATGCAAATCAAGGATGGACTCCAAAACAAGCAGTGCAATTAATTAATGAAATGGAAACTCTCAACTTTGGTATTGAGTTGGTAGAACAACCTGTCCCTGCTCATGATTGGGAAGGGTTAAAGTTTGTGACTGAACGAGTAAACGTACCCATTATGGCAGATGAGAGTCTATTTTCTGCCAAAGATGCATTAAGGCTTGTAAGCGGGCGATACGTGGATCTTTTGAATATTAAGCTAATGAAGTGCGGAGGAATTAATGAAGCAAGAAAAATCGCAAGTATTGCTGAGGCGAACGGTGTTGCATGTATGATTGGAAGCATGATGGAACCATCACTTTCCGTGGGAGCAGCTGCTCATCTGGCAGCCGCTCATCCGAATATCACGTATTTTGACTTAGATGCTCCTCTTTGGCTTTCAACTGAACTGGATGTGTTAAAGTACAGCGGTCAAGAGGTTTTCTTATCAGATCTTCCTGGAATAGGGGAAATCACCGTTCCTATCTCAAAATAA
- a CDS encoding C40 family peptidase, giving the protein MNIKRWLLTVTTVILATLGVSAVPSVHASEEKETAYIDVAAATLWTAPNILREVDAPSATNPVDMKKWTTSMNLKQKQQLSSDGMLETQALYGNKVTVLEKQGDWVKVAVDGQPTSRNELGYPGWMPNKQLTYSKRYEQYAKKPFVMVTAPTTYLYHSPSLKKKGIEVSYNTRLPLLAKSKSAYKVLKPNGKTAWISTKAGKIYASQKDIPVPTGTELVESGKAFLNLPYLWAGMSGFGFDCSGFTFTMYQSHGITIPRDSGPQSRAGKSVEMNNLQPGDLLFFAYNQGKGSVHHVAMYAGDGMMIHSPNSERTVEIIPLNTKGYMEEYAGARHYLP; this is encoded by the coding sequence ATGAATATAAAACGTTGGCTTTTGACGGTAACAACAGTTATTTTAGCTACACTTGGGGTCAGTGCAGTTCCTTCTGTTCATGCTTCTGAAGAAAAAGAAACTGCTTATATAGATGTCGCAGCAGCTACTCTGTGGACAGCACCAAACATCTTGCGTGAAGTGGACGCTCCGTCAGCTACTAATCCTGTAGATATGAAAAAGTGGACCACATCGATGAATTTGAAACAGAAGCAGCAGTTATCTAGCGATGGGATGCTTGAGACACAAGCGTTATATGGAAACAAAGTAACGGTTTTAGAAAAGCAAGGAGACTGGGTCAAAGTAGCTGTAGACGGACAGCCTACTTCTCGAAATGAATTAGGATATCCCGGATGGATGCCTAATAAGCAGCTAACCTATAGTAAGAGGTACGAACAGTATGCAAAGAAGCCTTTTGTAATGGTGACAGCTCCGACTACTTATTTATATCATTCGCCTTCTTTGAAAAAGAAAGGTATTGAAGTTAGCTATAATACGCGCTTACCTCTTTTGGCAAAATCAAAGAGTGCATATAAAGTACTAAAACCAAATGGAAAGACAGCATGGATTTCTACAAAAGCAGGAAAAATCTACGCGTCTCAAAAAGATATTCCTGTACCAACTGGCACGGAGCTTGTTGAAAGTGGAAAGGCATTTTTAAACCTTCCATATTTATGGGCTGGCATGAGTGGGTTTGGATTTGACTGCTCTGGATTTACGTTTACGATGTACCAGTCCCATGGTATTACAATTCCACGTGACTCAGGGCCACAGTCTCGAGCAGGGAAATCAGTAGAGATGAACAATCTTCAACCCGGAGACTTATTATTCTTTGCCTATAACCAAGGAAAAGGAAGCGTCCACCATGTAGCAATGTATGCGGGAGATGGCATGATGATTCATTCGCCGAATTCCGAGCGGACAGTAGAGATTATTCCTTTAAACACGAAGGGGTACATGGAAGAGTATGCAGGTGCGCGCCATTATTTACCTTAA
- a CDS encoding GNAT family N-acetyltransferase encodes MLLRKIKSEELAEVYQMGYAAWPKGRTYKEYVRDNQKEETYGIRYVYVNEENQIIGSFILLLLQTPRLKFALHGIGSVVVHQLYQRMGYGRDMLEDFFKKMKIEKRSAIFMLYSDILPEYYHQFGFKELPSHLQRYPQSIAMVNCSESQYEYLSKQSIEDIPAYF; translated from the coding sequence ATGTTATTAAGAAAAATAAAGTCTGAAGAATTGGCAGAAGTCTATCAAATGGGATATGCCGCATGGCCTAAAGGCAGGACGTACAAAGAGTATGTGAGAGATAATCAAAAAGAAGAAACATATGGAATTCGGTATGTATACGTAAATGAAGAGAATCAAATTATTGGTTCATTTATTTTGCTTCTTTTACAAACTCCTCGATTAAAGTTTGCTTTGCATGGTATTGGATCCGTTGTTGTACACCAGCTTTATCAACGAATGGGGTATGGCCGTGATATGCTTGAAGACTTTTTTAAAAAGATGAAGATAGAGAAGCGCAGCGCTATTTTTATGCTGTATAGCGATATTCTTCCTGAATATTATCATCAGTTTGGGTTTAAGGAGCTCCCTTCTCATTTACAACGTTATCCTCAATCCATTGCTATGGTAAATTGCAGCGAGTCACAATATGAATACTTAAGTAAGCAATCCATAGAAGACATACCGGCCTATTTTTAA
- a CDS encoding extracellular catalytic domain type 1 short-chain-length polyhydroxyalkanoate depolymerase, which translates to MKRLFIAGMIFILFLSLGAVSSSAAGSFTSKTYNGRTYKLYVPSSYQRGAALPLVVMLHGCTQDPDQFAAGTQMNELAETEKFLVLYPEQPSSANSNKCWNWFDTAHQSRGSGEPALIAGMVNQIKSSYSIDADQVFVGGLSAGAAMSVIMGATYPDIFAAISVGAGLEYKAATNVTGAYTAMSSGGPNPIQQGDLAYSAMGDHKRVVPVILFHGTADYTVAPINAHQILSQWAQTNDRASDGLDNNNIDDTADQTATGTVSGGRSYTQYIYKDTAGKTVMEKYMIEGMGHAWSGGSTSGSYTDPKGPNATKLSWNFFKSHPKNGDAPNSGDISPPVTAASPAGGTYGSSVSVSLSTNEPAITYYTLDGSIPTVNSLKYSEPITINSSKTVKFFSVDAASNQEEVKTEVYQISGTSEKPSVFSSLAAEDGFIGNLSADGMSSSIHKIGDKGMYNTDTYRTILSFDTSSLPDDAIITDVSLKIYRKSSTGNISSLKGDIKSRVFGTSSALEQIDYQASPSISAGFQMSVPSLNNGYTTIQLPSSLWGYMNRTGKTQFRLSSSGPADFLSDVVEIYGGDSPAYAPTLTVSYQ; encoded by the coding sequence ATGAAACGATTATTTATAGCAGGGATGATTTTTATACTTTTTTTATCTTTAGGTGCTGTATCTTCTTCAGCCGCAGGAAGTTTTACCTCTAAAACATATAATGGAAGGACATACAAACTGTACGTACCTAGCAGTTATCAGAGAGGTGCTGCCTTACCTCTAGTAGTTATGCTACATGGCTGTACTCAAGACCCTGATCAATTTGCAGCAGGAACACAAATGAATGAACTGGCGGAGACAGAGAAGTTTCTTGTTCTTTATCCAGAACAACCTTCTTCTGCTAATTCAAATAAGTGTTGGAACTGGTTTGATACGGCTCATCAATCAAGGGGAAGCGGTGAACCAGCGTTAATTGCTGGAATGGTCAATCAAATAAAAAGCAGTTATTCAATAGATGCCGACCAAGTCTTTGTTGGAGGGCTATCTGCTGGTGCAGCTATGAGTGTTATTATGGGAGCTACTTATCCAGACATATTTGCAGCTATTAGCGTTGGAGCGGGCTTAGAATATAAAGCAGCGACTAATGTGACAGGTGCTTATACAGCAATGAGCAGTGGAGGTCCTAATCCTATCCAACAAGGAGATTTAGCCTATTCAGCCATGGGAGATCATAAACGAGTGGTTCCAGTTATTTTGTTTCATGGGACGGCCGACTACACTGTTGCGCCTATAAATGCGCATCAAATATTATCGCAATGGGCTCAAACAAATGATAGAGCGTCTGATGGGCTGGATAATAACAATATTGATGATACGGCAGATCAAACTGCAACAGGTACAGTATCTGGTGGAAGAAGCTATACGCAATATATTTACAAAGATACAGCTGGAAAAACAGTAATGGAAAAGTACATGATAGAAGGAATGGGACATGCTTGGTCAGGGGGAAGTACATCCGGTTCTTATACAGATCCTAAAGGACCAAATGCAACTAAATTAAGCTGGAACTTTTTTAAAAGCCATCCGAAAAATGGTGATGCTCCTAATTCAGGAGATATATCCCCACCGGTTACAGCTGCTTCACCAGCGGGAGGAACGTATGGAAGTTCTGTTTCTGTTTCATTATCAACCAATGAACCTGCCATCACTTACTATACATTAGATGGAAGCATACCAACTGTTAATTCTCTAAAGTACTCTGAGCCTATTACCATCAACTCTAGCAAAACAGTAAAGTTTTTTAGTGTAGACGCAGCGAGCAACCAAGAGGAAGTAAAGACGGAAGTTTATCAAATTTCTGGAACTTCAGAGAAACCTTCAGTATTTTCTTCGCTTGCTGCTGAAGATGGATTTATCGGAAACTTATCAGCTGACGGTATGAGTAGTTCTATTCATAAAATTGGGGATAAAGGAATGTACAATACCGACACATACCGAACCATTTTATCTTTTGACACAAGTTCTTTACCTGATGATGCAATCATTACGGATGTATCTTTAAAAATTTATCGCAAATCTTCAACTGGTAATATTTCATCTTTGAAAGGCGATATTAAAAGCCGTGTATTTGGAACTAGCAGTGCTTTAGAACAAATAGATTATCAGGCTTCACCATCTATTTCAGCGGGCTTCCAAATGTCAGTGCCTTCACTCAATAATGGATATACAACTATTCAACTTCCTTCCTCACTTTGGGGATATATGAATAGGACCGGCAAAACTCAATTTCGCTTGTCAAGCTCAGGTCCAGCGGACTTTTTAAGTGACGTAGTTGAAATTTATGGGGGCGACAGTCCTGCATATGCTCCAACTTTAACTGTTTCATATCAGTAA